Genomic segment of Aliiroseovarius sp. M344:
ACCCGCGGGCAATCCGTGATTTTGCGAATGCGCAGATTGCTGTCTTCGGGCACACCCAAGAAGAAAGCGGCATCCAATCCTTCGGCTGCCAGATCAAGCTTTCGGTCAGAAGACCGTAAGCGGATGTTGATAAGTGGATAGGCTTCTTTGAATTTAGGCACGGCAGGCGCGATGAACCGTTGGGCGATGCCAATAGGTGCCGCCACGTGCAGCGTGCCGCGCGGCGATTGCGTGATATCGCTGATATCAGCCTCGGCCGCCTCGACGGCCTCAAGAATTTTGCAGGCGCCTTTGTAAAACGTGTTGCCCTGTTCGGTTGGGTTAAGAAGCCGCGTCGTTCGTTGAAACAGCCGTATTCCCAGATGCCCTTCAAGTTGCGATATGCGCGACGAAGCCACGGCCGCTGAGATGCGTAGATCGCGCGCGGCAGCTGACATGCTGCCCAATTCATAGACCCGCACAAAGGTTCTGATATTGTCCAGATAGGCCATAATTTTATTCTTCGATTTTTTTTGAAGCAGCTAGATACTTTTTCCTAATATACGATAATCAGGCAGTGAGCTACCTTTTGTAAAAGCTCGGAGGAACACCCTATGCAAGATCTTGCAATCATGTGGGACTGGCTGGCCTTTGCGGTCCGTTGGTTGCACGTCATCACAGCGATGGCCTGGATTGGCTCGTCCTTTTACTTTGTCGCGCTTGACCTTGGGTTGCGCAAAGCGCCGGACCTGCCCGTGGGTGCCCACGGCGAAGAATGGCAAGTGCATGGGGGCGGGTTTTACCACATCCGCAAGTTTCTTGTGGCCCCGGAAAACATGCCCGAGCATCTGATCTGGTTCAAATGGGAAAGCTATACAACATGGTTGTCTGGTGCGGCGCTGTTGATGATCGTCTATTGGGTCGGGGGCGAGCTTTACCTGATCGATGCCGCAAAGGCCGATCTGGCGCTGTGGCAAGGGATCGTGATCTCGGCAGTCTCGCTGTCGATCGGCTGGCTGGTCTATGACTTCTTGTGCAAATCGCAACTGGCCGAAAATCCGACCGTGCTGATGGTGCTGTTGTTCGTGCTGCTGGTGGCAATGGGTTATGGCTATAACCAGATCTTCACCGGCCGCGCGACGATGCTTCACCTTGGGGCTTTCACTGCGACGATTATGACCGCGAACGTGTTCTTCATCATCATGCCCAATCAGCGCATCGTGGTGAAAGATTTGCAGGAAGGCCGCACGCCGGATGCGAAATACGGCAAGATCGCCAAGCTGCGCTCGACCCATAACAACTATCTGACGTTGCCGGTGATCTTCCTGATGCTGTCCAACCACTATCCGCTGGCATTTGCCTCTGAGTACAACTGGATCATTGCTGCATTGGTGTTTCTGATGGGTGTGTCGATCCGCCATTATTTCAACTCGAACCATGCAGGCACAAGCGACCCGAAATGGACATGGCTGGTAACAGCGGTGCTGTTCATCCTGATCATGTGGCTGTCCACAGCGCCTTTGGAAAATGACACACTGGAAGAGGCCGAAGCCCGTCCGTTGACTGCCACTGAGCAAGTCTTTGCAAACGCCGAAGGGTTTGAGGAGGTGCAGGACATCATTCTGGGCCGCTGCTCCATGTGTCATGCGCGCGAGGTGTATTATGACGGCATCCGCCGCGCGCCAAAGGGCATCCATCTGGAAACCACAGGCGATATTACTCGCGCCGCACGTCAGATTTACATTCAGGCAGGTGTGACGGTTGCAATGCCGCCTGCGAATGTTTCGTTCATGGAAGACGAAGAGCGTAAGAAGGTTGTCGCGTGGTACCGCAATGCCGCCAAGGATTTGCCGTTCCATATCGCGTCGAACTGAGACCGTTCCGCCCAAATATCACCTTAGAGCAAGCCTCTGCACGGGCAGGGGCCTTTTGCGTGTCCGGAACCCGGGCCGTATGGTCAGGATATGAAAGAATCAACGAAACGCGCGCTTGTCATTGGATCCTCCGGCGGGGTCGGTCAGGCCTTGAACGTCGCCCTGCAGGGGCGGGGCTTTGACGTCATCGGCCTGTCGCGGGCAGGTGATAGATTGGATATCACCAACGAGGACAGCGTGTCCGCTGCGCTGGGCCAACTTGACGGTTCCTTTGACTTGATCATCGTTGCCACCGGTATTCTGGCCGCGCAGTCCGGCCCCGAGAAATCGATAGGCGCCGTAACCGCCGAGGAACTTGCTGCGGTGTTCGCAGTGAACGCCATAGGACCGGCGCTGATCCTGAAACATGCCAAACACCTGTTGGCGCGTGACAGGCCTGCGGTGTTCGCCGCCTTGTCTGCCCGCGTCGGCTCTATCGGCGACAATCGATTGGGTGGGTGGTATTCCTATCGGGCCTCGAAAGCGGCGCTAAACCAGTTGATCAAAACCGCCTCGATCGAGATGCGTCGGACACACAAACATCTGATATGCGTTGCGCTGCACCCGGGCACTGTGGCTACCCCGTTCACCAAGGACTATCCCCAGCACAAATCGGTGCCACCCGACGCGGCCGCTGAAAACCTGTTGGGCGTCATCGAAAAACTCACCCCGGAAGACAATGGCCGCTTCTTTGATTGGGCCGGTAAACCTGTGCCGTGGTGACGGACGCGATAAACGGCGCGAAGGCTTAGGATTGGGCCTGTTTTGGGAAAATTGGCGCCACGCCCAACAGGGGCTTGCTGTTTTCAATGACGAAATTGACGAACAGGCGGACCTTGGGGTCTTGCAGCTTCTTGTGCGGATAAAGGCAGCCAAAAATTGTTGGGGCGGGCGGGGTTTCGGGAAGCACCTCGACAAGCGTGCCATCGCGAAGGTGCCCCGCCACTTCAAAACGCGGTTTGTTAACGATGCCGCGCCCGTCCAACGCCCAAGCCGTCAGGACATCACCGTCATCGGCGTCATATTTGCCAGCGACCTCCAGTTTCCGCGCCCCTTTGGCGGTTTGCAGCACCCAGAAATATTCGGGCGAGCGCGGATATCTGAGAAGCAGGCAATTCGCGGTGTCTTTCATCAGGTCGTCAGGTGTCTGAGGTGTGCCGTTCTGCGCCAGGTACTCGGGCGAGGCGCACAACACCCGCTCGCAGTCACTGATCTTGCGCAGTTTCAGGTTCGAATCGCTGGGTGTTCCGATAAAAAAGGACACGTCTAATCCGTCGGCCAGAATATCCACTTTGCGGTCAGACAGCCGCATTTGCAGTCGCGTGTCAGGATATTTCTCGACGAACTTTGGCACCAAGGGCGCGATAACTCGGCGTCCGGCCCCCAGCGGCGCGGTCACGCGGATCGTCCCGCGCGGCGCGTGAGAGAAGTTGGCGACCTTCGACTCCGCGATATCAACCGTCTCAAGCACTGCCTTCGCCTCGTCATAGAACAGCTTGCCAACTTCGGTTGGTGACAATGAGCGTGTGGTCCGGTTGAACAGGCGCACACCCAGGTGTTTCTCCAGCTCTTTGATGCGCTTACTGGCAACCGCCGGGGTCAGGCGCAGGTCGCGACCACCTGATGTGATGCTGCCAAGATCAACCACGCGAACAAATACGCGAAGGCTTTCGATATAGGACATGCGCTTCCCACTTGGCTTTGGCGTTAGGGCAGAGCATGACATGGCACAAGTTAATTTTCAACAATCTGTTGAAAGTCTTTACCGACTACGCCTCTATTTGAAAGCAATTGGCCGCTCTATGCTGACTATCGAAAGGTCCCTCTAGACCCAGGTTTTCAGGAGCGCACATGACATATCGCAACAACATCCATTTTCTTCTCAATGGGAAGCCTGTCACCGTTGCGGATGCCGGTGCGGACCAGACGTTGTTGGACTTTCTGCGCCTGACCAAGCGCCTGACAGGCACCAAGGAAGGGTGCGCCGAAGGGGATTGCGGGGCCTGCACCGTGTTGGTGGGGCGGTTGACCGATACCGGTTTGACCTATGAGCCTGTGAATGCCTGCATCCGCTTTCTAGTCTCGTTGGACGGCTGTCATGTCGTCACGGTCGAGCATCTATCCGGCCCCGAAGGCCGCCTGCACCCGGTGCAACAGGCCATGGTCGACCACCACGGAAGCCAATGCGGTTTCTGCACGCCGGGCTTCGTGATGTCGCTTTACGCGCTGTGGATGGCGACGCCAGAGCCGACCGAGGTGCAGGTCGAAACCGCGCTGCAAGGCAACCTGTGCCGCTGCACGGGGTATGAGCCGATCATTCGCGCCGCCGTTGCGGTCAGCCGCTATGGCACGCCGACGGCAGACCACCTGAATACCGAACGCGATCAGGTGATCAGCCAGCTTCGCGCTCTGCGGGATGGCCAGCGCGTTGTTACCGGACCGGCCGACAACCAAGCCATTCTGCCCGCAGATGTCGACGATCTGGCCGAGGTTCTGCTGGCCCACCCAAAAGCGACAATCGTCGCAGGGGCGACCGATGTCGGCCTGTGGGTCACGAAGTTTCTGCGCCCGATCAGCCCTGCCATCTTTATCGGCCATCTGGACGGTTTGAAATCCGTGCGTCAGGACACCGACGGTTTGGTGATCGGCGCCGCCGCCACCTATACCGACTGTCAGAATGCTATCGCCGAGATATTCCCGCATCTGACCCCCTATTGGGACCGGATCGCCGGTTGGCAGGTGCGCAATATGGGCACGGTCGGCGGCAATATTGCAAACGGCTCGCCCATTGGCGACACGCCGCCCGTGCTGATTGCGTTGGGGGCCGAAGTCACGCTGCGCCATGGTGCCACGCGTCGCACCATGCCCTTGCAAGACTTCTTCATTGATTACGGCAAACAAGACCGTAAGCCCGGCGAGTTTGTCGAAAGCATCCGCGTTCCTCGCCCTGCGCCGGGGCAGCGCGACGCGGCCTATAAAATCTCAAAACGCCGCGACGAGGATATTTCCTCAGTTGCCGTTGGGATCAGCGTCACCTTGACCGAGGGTGTGATCAGCAGCTGTTGCATTGCCTTTGGCGGCATGGCGGCCACCCCCAAGCGCGCCGCCGCTGCCGAGGCCGCGCTGCTGGGTCAAAGCTGGTCCGAGCAGGTTTTTGACAAAGCCGCGCAGGCCCTGCCGCAAGACTTTGCGCCGCTGTCCGATTGGCGCGCGTCGGCAGATTACCGAATGCTGTCGGCCCAAAACCTCTTGCGCCGGTTTTTTCTGGACGATGACGACGCGACCACAACCCCTGTTCGACTGACAACCGCATAAGGAAGCTTTGATATGAAAGATAGTGCCTCCATTCGCGGCGCGGCCCACACCGACCGCATTCATGACAGTGCCACCAAACATGTCACCGGGTCAGCGGATTACACCGATGACATCGCCGAGCCCGTGGGGACGCTTCATGCCTATCTGGGCGTGTCGGATGTGGCCCATGCCAAATTAGGGCGCGTTGATCTGTCCGCTGTTCTGGCTGCCCCCGGTGTGGTCGGTGTGCTGACCGCAGACGATATTCCCGGCCATAACGACGTCAGCCCCACTGGCCTGAACGACGAGCCGGTGTTTCCGACCGACACGATCCAGTTTTACGGCCAACCGCTGTTTGCGGTCATTGCCGAAACACGTGATGATGCACGCCGTGCCGCCGAGCTTGCGCAGGTCGATTACGAGGTCCTGCCGCACGCGTTAGACCCTATTGCCGCGCAGGAAGCGGGTTATCCACATGTTACCGCGCCATTGAAGCTGGAGCGTGGCGAGGTTGACCCAGCCATTGCGACAGCGACCAACCGTATTCAAGCCCGGATGACTGTCGGCGGACAAGATCACATGTATCTGGAAGGCCATATTGCCTTTGCCATTCCCGGCGAGGATGATGACGTGATCGTCCACTGTTCCACCCAACATCCAAGTGAGGCGCAGCATATGGTCGCCCATGTG
This window contains:
- a CDS encoding LysR family transcriptional regulator, giving the protein MAYLDNIRTFVRVYELGSMSAAARDLRISAAVASSRISQLEGHLGIRLFQRTTRLLNPTEQGNTFYKGACKILEAVEAAEADISDITQSPRGTLHVAAPIGIAQRFIAPAVPKFKEAYPLINIRLRSSDRKLDLAAEGLDAAFFLGVPEDSNLRIRKITDCPRVLCASPDYIKTHGMPTSSDELRTDKHDCLNLRYPGAPEFQWPLQTPDGVKRVTVSGPFESDHGEILTRWALDGQGIVLKAVFEISDHLAKGRLVPVLVDEPPLPIQLACLYMHRRRQDPKARLFIDFMVDHIQAAMPD
- a CDS encoding urate hydroxylase PuuD, yielding MQDLAIMWDWLAFAVRWLHVITAMAWIGSSFYFVALDLGLRKAPDLPVGAHGEEWQVHGGGFYHIRKFLVAPENMPEHLIWFKWESYTTWLSGAALLMIVYWVGGELYLIDAAKADLALWQGIVISAVSLSIGWLVYDFLCKSQLAENPTVLMVLLFVLLVAMGYGYNQIFTGRATMLHLGAFTATIMTANVFFIIMPNQRIVVKDLQEGRTPDAKYGKIAKLRSTHNNYLTLPVIFLMLSNHYPLAFASEYNWIIAALVFLMGVSIRHYFNSNHAGTSDPKWTWLVTAVLFILIMWLSTAPLENDTLEEAEARPLTATEQVFANAEGFEEVQDIILGRCSMCHAREVYYDGIRRAPKGIHLETTGDITRAARQIYIQAGVTVAMPPANVSFMEDEERKKVVAWYRNAAKDLPFHIASN
- a CDS encoding SDR family NAD(P)-dependent oxidoreductase is translated as MKESTKRALVIGSSGGVGQALNVALQGRGFDVIGLSRAGDRLDITNEDSVSAALGQLDGSFDLIIVATGILAAQSGPEKSIGAVTAEELAAVFAVNAIGPALILKHAKHLLARDRPAVFAALSARVGSIGDNRLGGWYSYRASKAALNQLIKTASIEMRRTHKHLICVALHPGTVATPFTKDYPQHKSVPPDAAAENLLGVIEKLTPEDNGRFFDWAGKPVPW
- a CDS encoding LysR family transcriptional regulator, which gives rise to MSYIESLRVFVRVVDLGSITSGGRDLRLTPAVASKRIKELEKHLGVRLFNRTTRSLSPTEVGKLFYDEAKAVLETVDIAESKVANFSHAPRGTIRVTAPLGAGRRVIAPLVPKFVEKYPDTRLQMRLSDRKVDILADGLDVSFFIGTPSDSNLKLRKISDCERVLCASPEYLAQNGTPQTPDDLMKDTANCLLLRYPRSPEYFWVLQTAKGARKLEVAGKYDADDGDVLTAWALDGRGIVNKPRFEVAGHLRDGTLVEVLPETPPAPTIFGCLYPHKKLQDPKVRLFVNFVIENSKPLLGVAPIFPKQAQS
- the xdhA gene encoding xanthine dehydrogenase small subunit, coding for MTYRNNIHFLLNGKPVTVADAGADQTLLDFLRLTKRLTGTKEGCAEGDCGACTVLVGRLTDTGLTYEPVNACIRFLVSLDGCHVVTVEHLSGPEGRLHPVQQAMVDHHGSQCGFCTPGFVMSLYALWMATPEPTEVQVETALQGNLCRCTGYEPIIRAAVAVSRYGTPTADHLNTERDQVISQLRALRDGQRVVTGPADNQAILPADVDDLAEVLLAHPKATIVAGATDVGLWVTKFLRPISPAIFIGHLDGLKSVRQDTDGLVIGAAATYTDCQNAIAEIFPHLTPYWDRIAGWQVRNMGTVGGNIANGSPIGDTPPVLIALGAEVTLRHGATRRTMPLQDFFIDYGKQDRKPGEFVESIRVPRPAPGQRDAAYKISKRRDEDISSVAVGISVTLTEGVISSCCIAFGGMAATPKRAAAAEAALLGQSWSEQVFDKAAQALPQDFAPLSDWRASADYRMLSAQNLLRRFFLDDDDATTTPVRLTTA